In Brachybacterium fresconis, the genomic stretch CCGCCGCGCGGGTCTGAGGGTCCGCCGCAGTGGTCCGCGGCGCGGGCGGGCGTCCGCCGCGGTGGTCCCCGGCGCGGGCGGGCGTCCGCCGTGCGGGCCGGAGCGGGCCCCGACGGAGCGTCGAGTCCCCGCGGTGGCCTGGTCTGCCTCGGGCGCGGCGATCAGCCCGGCAGCAGGGCGCGCAGCTCCTCGGCGCCGGGATTGCGCAGCACCCGCTCCCCCACCAGCACGGTCGGGGTGAGCTCATTGCCGTCGTTGAGCTCGCGCACCGCGGCATTCGCCGCTTCATCCCGGTGCACATCGACCCAGGTGATCGCCGGATGGTCCCGCAGCTCCTCGAGCAGCGCGAGGGAAAATTCGCAATCGGTCTTCCACAGCACGACGGCGTGGTCGTCGGCGATCAGGGACCGGGCGACGTCCCATGTCGTGTGCGGGGTGTCCTGGGCGTCCGAAGCAGTCATGGCTCCATGCTACGCAGGCAGGGTCGCGGCGTGTTTCCCGACCATCCGGTTCCCGGCGTGGCTCCCGGTGAGTCGCTCCCCACCGTCGGGCCGACGTAGCCGCTCCGCGACCTGCGCCGCTCCACGGAGACGGACGCGGTCGTGATCGACGCTCCCAGCACCCAGCCGCTACGGTGCAGGGAGGAGCCCGGAGCGCGCTGCCCGTCGGCCCATCACGACTCGCGCAGTCGTCGGCATCGGGCGCGCAGGCCCGCCCGCCCCAGCAGGACCCCAGACACCGCCCAAGAGGGCCCGCCACAGCCTGAGAGGACATTCCATGAGCAGCATCGAGATCACTGTGATCGACCGCGAGGGCAACCGCGCCGAGGGCGTGCCGTGGGAGGACGACGAATCGCTGATGGAGTGCCTCGTCGCGAACAGCTACCCGATCCTGGCCACCTGCGGCGGCAACGCGTCCTGCTCCACCTGCCACTCCTTCCTCGACCGGGCCACCTTCGAGAAGGCGGGCGAGATCCAGGAGGACGAGGAGGACGTGCTGGACACGATCGAGGACGAGCGGGAGCCCACCTCCCGGCTGACGTGCCAGGTGGAATGGGACGAGGATCTGGCCGGCGCCGAGGTCACCATCGGGCCGATGTAGGCTCACGGCCCGAGAGCCTGCTGGTCGGCCACTCGCCGGACGGGTACCGTCGGGCCGGGCCGTCCGCCATGCACGGCCCTTTCGCGACCCCGAACAGGAACCAGCACGATGTCGTCGATGCCCCCTCCCTATGACACCGCGGAACCGGCCACCGCCTGCACCGTGACCGAGGCCCCCGAGGTCCCCACCGCGGTGGTGACCCGGCGCGACTTCCCGATGTACGACATGTCGACCCTGATGGACGGGACCTTCTCGCACCTCGTCTCCGCGCTGGAGGAGGTGGGCATCCGCCCGATCGGTCCGGCATTCGCCCTCCATCACCGTGCGCCGGTCTCGACCGCGGACGTCGAGGTGGGCTTCCCCGTGGACACCCCGCTGACCGAGCCGATCACCCTGCCCAGCGGGTACGACGTGACCGCGTCGGTCCTGCCGGCCGGCCGGGTGGCCTGGATCAGCCACGTCGGCGGCTACGGCGGGCTGGCGGAGAGCTGGGGTGCGTTCACCGAGGACGTCGGGGAGTCCGAGGAGCAGATGACCTACCCGTTCTGGGAGTTCTACGTGACCCCGCCGTCCCCGGACACGAATCCCGCGTCGCTGCGCACCGACCTGTTCAGCCTGCTCGAGCCGCGGGGGGACTGACCCCTCGGGGGCGCCGAACGCCTCAGGGGCGCCGGACCCCCGGGAACCCGGTCCACTGCAGCTCCCGCGGCAGGTGGGACATGTCGTTGACCAGGACGATCGCCGGGTCACGGCCCTCGCGATGCTCGATCATGGTCAGCGCGGCATTGGCGCTGTTCAATCCGAGCCAGCGCGCCGGGGGCGCCGCGAGGGCGTCCCGGATCAGCCAGGCGATCTGGAACGCGTGGGTGATCAGCACCTCATGGGTGTCGCGGGCGCCGACCTCCGCGCCGCGCCGGGCAAGGGATCGCGCGCCGAAGCGTTCGCTCAGGCGGCCGGCGAGGTCGTGCCCCGTGGCAGCCTCCTCGGCGTCGCAGCCGTCGAAGAGCGGGGCCCAGGAGGCGGAGAGCTCTTCGGCGGGCGGGACGTAGGGGACGTGGTCGATGAGCTCCTCGGCCTCGTCCACGAGCACCGTCGCGGGCAGCTCCTGGGAGATCACCCGGGCGCTGTCGACCGCGCGCTTCAGGGGCGAGTGCCACACGACGTCGATGGGCAGCTGGGCGAGGCGGCGCCCCAGCAGGGAGGCCTGCGACCGACCGGTGTCGGTGAGCTGCCCGAACGCGTCGGCGTCACCGTGCCGCGCGAGATAGAGATACCTGGTCATCGTGCGGATCCTCCCGGATCGAGGTCGAGGGTTCCGGTGGCGCCGTCGATCGTGATCGACTGCCCGTCGCGGAGCATCGACGTCGCGCCGGTGACCCCGAGGACGGCGGGGATGCGCTGCTCCCGCGCGATGATGGCGGCGTGCGACAGCGCCCCGCCGACCTCGGTCACGATACCGGCGGCCAGGCGCAGCAGCGGGGTCCAGGCCGGATCGGTCCAGGGGCAGATGAGCACGTCCCCGGCGCGCACCCGGGAGAAGTCCTCCGGACCCCGGACGATGCGCGCCGGGCCCGTGATGCACCCTGCGCTGCCCGGGGTGCCCTGCAGGCCGTGCTCACCGTGCAGTTCCGACCCGCCCCGCAGTCCCCGCTCGCCGGACGGCCCGCGCTCGCCCGAGGGTCCGTGCTCGCCGGACGATCCGTGCTCGCCCGACGGTCCGTGCTCGTCGGACGGTCCGTGCTCATCCGGCAGCCCGCGCATCCCGGATGACGCAGGGCCTGCCGCCGCCGGAGGCAGCTCCGCGGTGATCGGACGGGCCTGGAGGATCTGGTATCCGTCGCCCGACAGAGCCCATTCGATGTCCTGGGGGCCGCCGAGAAGGGCGGCGACCTCCTGACCCAGCCGCGCGAGCTCGACCGCGCCCTCCGGCTCCAGAGAGGGCGCCGTCCGCTGGGCGGCGGGGACCTCGCGCGCGATGGTGTGCTCCCCGACGCGGTCGATGCGGCGTCGCTTGTCGGCGATCCGGGCGGTCACCGTCTCCGCGGAGGCGACCTCGTAGACGTCGGGGGTGACCTCGCCGCCGACGACGGCAGCTCCCAGCCCCCAGGACGCCTCGATCCGCGTGGTGCCGTCGGGTCGGGACGGCGTGAACAGGACCCCGGCGACCTCGGCGTCGACCAGGGGCTGGATGATCACGGCCATCGACGGGGACGCGGCGTCCGCGTCGGGCACGGCCGGGGCCGAGGGGTCCAGGGCCCGGGCGGAGGTCAGCGAGGCCCAGCAGCGACGGATCGCGTCGGCGATCGCATCCGCTCCCTGCACGCCGAGAACGGTGTCGTAGCGGCCGGCGGCGGAGGAGGCCACCGAGTCCTCCCCGCTCGCGGAGGAGCGCACGGCGACCGGGACGTCCGCGAGTGCGCCCAGGTCCTCGACCACCATCGCGCGCAGGTCCGCACGAGGCCCATCGCGCACCGGCCGCTCTCCGGCCGACTGCCCCCGCGAGCCCGGGACCGCGCCGACCGGGAACCTCGCGCCCTCGCGCCGCTGCATCACGAAGGGGACGACGCCCCCGTCGGGCACCGGCAGGCCCGCGCGCAGCAGGGCGCCGAGGGTCGCAGCCTTCGCCCCGCAGCTGCCCGGGGCGGCCTCCCGCAGAGGAACGAGCATCACGCAGCCTCAACTATTTGTTGACAATGTTTCGTTGAGTATGCAGGATCGGGCCATGCCCCGCAAGAACGACGACGCTTCGCACCAGGATGATCCGGCCGGCGCACCGCCCCCGATTCCCGGCGACCATCCCCAGGCGCGCCGAGAGCAGGCGGCGCGCGAGCCCCTGCTGCGACTCGGCGGGGAGGACCTGCCCGCTCCCCCGTGGCGCCCAGATCGTGCGGCGGCCTCGGCGGTGGATCTCGCCCACCTCGCGCTGTGGAGGTCGCAGGAGGCCGCCCCGGAGGACCTGCTCAGCGCGCTGGCGCTGATGCCGTCGGCCCGTGCGGAGGTGGATGGGCTGGAGTCCGGCCTGCTGTTCACGGCGCGCGCCGCCGGTCTCACCTGGGCTCAGATCGCCGCCGCCATGGGGTTCAACTCGCCGCAGGCCTGCCAGCAGCACTTCACGCGCCTGGCCGCCCGCCGGGAGACCGGATGATGAGCGCCGCCTCCTGCCCCGAGCTGCTCGTGCTGCACGGTGTGCGCCTGCGCGGTTTCGCGGACACGCTCGAGGTGGCGGAGCGTTTCGGCCTGGATCCGTTCCGGACGGCGGATCGTCTCAGCGGCTACGAGCAGCGGGGGGCGGTCAGCTTCGCGCGGTTCGCCGACCTCGGAGGATGGTCGCTGACGGCGGCGGGACGCACGGAGAACGAACGGCTGCTCACCGTCGAGCTCGAGACCGTCGGCGGCAGGCAGGTGCTCCAGGAGGTGCACCACGAGTTCCTGCCGTGGAATGCGCGCCTGGTGGAGGCGTGCACCGCGTGGCAGCTGCGGCCGACCGACCAGGACCCGTTCGCGCAGAACGACCATGTAGATGCGGCATGGGACGAGCGGATCCTGGACGAGCTGACGAGCATCGAACGCGCCCTGGGTCCGATCGCGGCCCGGCTGGGCGGCCTCCTCGAGCGCTTCGAGGGATACGACGTGAGGTTCTCGACGGCCCTGGAGCGGGCGCGGGAGGGTCAGCCGAGCTGGGTCGACGGCAGCGCGGTGGAATCCTGCCATCGGGTGTGGTTCGAGCTGCACGAGGACCTGGTGGCGACGCTCGGCATCGACCGATCCGCCGGCTGAGCTCGGTCACCGCGCGGTTCAGTACCTCTCGGTCTCGTCGATGACTTCGAGGACCTTGCCGCCGAGCACCGCCTCGATGATCTCGCGACCGTTGCGCTGTGCGACCACGGCGTCGTCGTCATCGCGGGTCGCGCCGCCGGTGTGGTCCGCCTCCGGCGCCTCCTGATCCGCCGCGCTCTGGGCGCTGCGCGAGCGCAGACCGGCGGTGCGCGAGGCCTGCGCCGCCTCTCGCACGAGGGCTGCTCCGCTGCGTGCCGGAGCGGTGGTCGAGACGGTCTCCGCGGTGGGCGCCGAGGTGTCCTCCGGGGCCGGTGCCGAGGCGACCGCGGCCGTTCCCCAGGAGGCCGCCGCCCGGGCGCTGGCGGACTCTGCGACGTTCCCGGACCCCGAGAACGCCGAGGCGGGTGCCGGGTGGGCACCGGGCTCCTCGGCGGGATCCTGCCGAGCAGCGGCGGTGGCGGCGCCCCAGGAGGACCCGGAATCCTCGGTCGCCGCGGGAGCGGCCGACGGCGCCGTCGGAGCCGGGGAGGCAGCAGCACCAGGCGCCGCCGACGCGGTGGGTGCTGCCGGGGACGGCGAGGGGGCCATTCCCGGGGAGGCGGCGGAGACGGCAGACCCCAGCCCGGAGGGTTCCGGGGCCGAGGCGACGACGGCGCCACCGGTCGCACCGGTCGCCGCCTGGGCGGTGGTGTTCTGTGCGGGACGGGAGCGGACCACTCGACCCTCGGCGATCGCTCGCTTCAGCGCCGCCTGCCCGTAGGTGCGCGGCTCCTCCGGCGGCAGGGCGTCGCGTCCCTCGTCGTCGACGACGGGTGGTTCCCCGGTCGAAGCGCCGGTGGTGGCGGGCGGGGCGGCCGCCGGCGCGGCGTCGGCGGGGGCTGCGCCGGTGGCGGACCCTGCCGATGCCGGTCGATCGGCCCGGCCCGGAGCCGCGGCGGGCGCTCCGGCATCCGGCGCGAGCGCATCGGACCAGCGCCCGGTGCCGCCGGGGCCGTGCTGCGCCGGGCCCGTCCTGCGCTCCTGCGGTGCCTCCTGGGCGCTGCCCGGACGCGGAGCCGCCGCGGAGGGCTCGCTGCTGCGGGGCTCGGGCTCGAAGGATTCCCGGGGATCGGGCGGGAAGGGATCATCCGGTTCCGGCGGGAAGTCCTCGACCCGGTCCGGGCCGGGGTCCGCAGGACCACGATTCTGCTGGGACGCGCGGGCGGCGGCGCGCATCGCGCGCTCCGAGGCGCGCTGCCCCGCGGAGGGCGGCTGCTCCTCCTGTGGCGTTGCCGGGGGCTGCGAGGACGGCGCCATCTGGGAGACGGCATCGCCCCAGGGTGCCGGCGTCGTGGCCGGGGCGGCCGGTGCGGGCTCTTCCCCCGGGCTCTGCGAGTCGTCGCCCTGCGGTCCGCCGGTGCGACGGTCGGCAGTCGACGGGCCGGCCGAGGGGCCGCCGTCCGGTGGGCCGCCGCCCTGCGGGCCGGCACCCTGCTGGCCAGCGCCCTGTTGGCCGGCGCCCTGCTGACCGGGGCTCCGCTGATCAGCACTCTGCGGCCCACCGCCCTGCTGGCCGACGCCGGGCGAGCCAGTGTCCTGAGGATGTCCGGGGCCGCTCGGGCCGGATCCTCCGCTGCCGCCGCCACCGCCCGGCCCGGGGTCCTCCCCCACGACGGCCTCGACGGTGATGTCCGTGTGCATGATGCGGCGCACCGCGTCGGCGAGGTTCTCCGCACCCGTGCCGCGGTGGAAGGCGGACAGCAGACCCTCGGTGCGGAACCCGATCACCAGGGTCGAGCCGTGCGCGCCATGGACGTGGCCGTTCTGGGAGATCAGCGCCCAGCTGGGCCGACGGATCTGGGAGAGCTCGTCGAGGATCGCGGACCAGTGCGAGCGCACCTCGTCGGGATCCAACCCGCCGGCTCCGCCGCTGGGCCCGGCTGTGCCGGGAGCCTCCTGCGGTGCCTGAGCCTGCGGTTCCTGGGGCTGCGGCGCCTGAGCCTGCGGCGCCTGGGGCTGCGGCGCCTGAGCCTGCGGTTCCTGGGGCTGCGGCGCCTGAGGCTGGGGCGCTTGGGGGTGCGATGGCTGCTGCGGCGGGGACGCCTCCGGAGCAGCAGCATCGGCCTGCTGACCAGCAGCGGCACCGGCGGCGATGCCCGCACCGGCGGCACCCGCCGCCGGCACCGGTGCCGGGTCCTGCGGGGCCTCGCCCGCGTCCGGCGCGCGACCGGAGCGTGCCTGGCGGGACGACTCGGCCTTCTCCTGCGCGATGCGGCGGGCCTCCTCGCGCCCGCCGGCACCGCCGGGCGCCGACGGAGGAGCACCCTGGGCCGGGCCACCACGGCCCGTCGGCGCCGCAGCGCCCTCGCGTCCGCCCTGGGCGGGAGCCGGTCGAGAACCGCCGCCGTCGGTCGGGGCGGCGAGAGCGGCCCGCTCATCGCGCAGCACCAGCCGAGCGGCGAGCAGCTCGAGATGCAGGCGCGGCGAGGTCGCCCCGCTCATCGTCGACAGCGTCTCGTGGACCAGGTCGCCGCACTGCGAGAGATCAGCGGGGGCGAACATCGTCGCCTGGCCGCGCATGCGCTCGAGCTCGTCGGCCGGGACCTGCGGCAGCAGATCCGCACCGCGGTCCGGCACGGCGGCCAGCACGATCAGGTCCCGCATCCGCTCCAGCAGGTCCTCGACGAAGCGGCGCGGCTCGTGCCCGGTGGCCAGCACGTGCTCGACCGCCCCGTACAGAGAGGCGGCATCCCGCTCGGCGATGGCGGTGATGGCGCTGTCCAGCAGCGCGGTGTCGGTGAAACCGAGCAGGGCGATGGCGGTCTGGAAATCCAGGCCGTCCTCCCCCGCTCCGGCCATGAGCTGGTCCAGCACCGACATGGAGTCACGGGCCGATCCGCCGCCGGCACGCACCACCAGCGGCATCACGCCCTCTCCGACGTCCACGCCCTCGGCCGCGCAGACCTCGTCGAGGTAGGGGGCGAGCACCTGCGGCGGGATCAGCCGGAAGGGGTAGTGGTGGGTGCGCGAGCGGATGGTGCCGATGACCTTGTCCGGCTCGGTGGTCGCGAAGACGAACTTCACGTGCTCCGGCGGCTCTTCGACGAGCTTGAGCAGCGCATTGAAGCCAGCCGAGGTGACCATGTGGGCCTCGTCGATGATGAACACCTTGTAGCGGTCCCGCACCGGCGCGAAGGAGGCGCGCTCGCGCAGCTCGCGGGCGTCGTCCACACCGCCGTGGCTGGCCGCGTCGATCTCGACCACATCGAGGCTGCCGGATCCGCCGCGCGCCAGGTCACGGCAGGAATCGCACTGACCGCACGGGACATCCGTCGGCCCCTGCTCGCAGTTCAGACAGCGCGCGAGGATCCTGGCCGAGGTGGTCTTGCCGCAGCCGCGCGGGCCCGAGAACAGATATGCGTGGCCGACCCGTCCCGCGCGCAGCGCACGCCGCAGCGGCGTGGTGACATGGTCCTGGCCGATCACCTCGGCGAAGGACTCGGGACGGTAACGACGGTACAGAGCGATGGCCACCCGTACAGGCTAATCGAGGCGCCCGACGATCCCCGCCGTGGGGGACGGAGAGATCCTGTGGAGGAAGGATCCCGTCGACGCCCGGCAGCCCTGTGCGCTGAGCGTGACGCGACCTGGAACCGCCTGACCTCCGTCGGCACCGTGCGCACCCTGGGCGTCACGCTGCTGCGCGCCGGGGACGACGGGATCCGCAGCAGCGCCCTGCCGCATTTCCGCTACCTCGTCCGGCGCGGCGTCCCGCTCAAGGTCGATCTGCTGTCCGTGGAGGCGGACACCCGGTCCTCGTCGACCGACGCGCGCTCTTCGGCGTCCGACGCGGGCTTTTCGGCGTCCGACGCAGGCTTTTCGGCGTCCGACTCCTGCTCGTCATCACCGGACCCTGGATCCACATCGGTGGCCTGACGCGTCGCCTCGAGCTTGTCGTGGCGATGGCGCAGGCTGCTGAAGGTCACGGCGAACACGACCAGCACCACGAGCGCCGGCACCGCCACGTCGACCACCCACTGGGGAATGTCGACGGGCAGCGAGAGGTCCGGGATCCAGCCGAACAGCAGATCGGTCAGCCAGTTCCACGCCTGCGCGAACGGGCTCCAGATCGCGGCGAGGAAATCCTGCACCGGCGCGAACAGAGCGTCGAGGAACTCCCCGATCGGGCGCAGCGCCCCCGCGATCCACTCCCGGACCGGGTCGAAGAACTCCGTGATCGCTTCGATGATCGGCCGGATCCGCGCCCCGACCCACTCCTTCACGGGGTCCAGCAGGCCGCTGAACAAGGCCCCGAAACCCAGCAGCGGCAGCAGGAGACCGGCCGCCCGGGTCAGCGCGGCGAGCAGGGCGTAGCGGGTCGGGTGCGCCGTGCGCTTCCGATCACGAACGGCCGACGGACTGTCGTCGGCCGGGACCAGCAGCGTGCGCTCGAGGCCGTGGCGCACGTCCACCTCCCCCGCGCCGCCCAGGCCCGTCGTGCGCACCGAGAGGACCTCCGCATCGGCGAGCTTCCCCTCCGCATCGGGGCGCCGGACGGTGCAGCGCACGACGGTGAAGCTCTCCTCGAGCCGGAACCGCAGGCCGTCGTCGGCAGCGGCGGAGTCGGTCGAATCGCTGTCGGTCGCGGCGGAGTCGGCGCGGTCACCGTCAGCACGCTCCTCGATCGCGGCGTTCTCCGCCTGCTGCGCTGCCTCCTTCGCCCCATCGTTCTCTTCCCCGGCTCTGCGGACCGCCTTCTCCTCCGCCTTGGGATCGTGCTCGACCCCGTCCAGGGCCACGGTGAACGTGCTGTCCAGGAACCGGTGCCACACCCGGACCAGGTAGTCGTGTCCCTGCGCCCGACCGCGGTACTCGACGTCGGCGGCGAAGCGCGTGGGTTCCCGATCGCCGAAGGCGATCGTTTCCTCGGCCTGGTCACCGGCCGGATCTCCGCTGCGGCCGTCGATCGAGCCCTCGGACGGCTCGACGGCATCCTCGACGTGGTCATCGAGCACGGGGTCGGTATCGAGCGGGGCGGGGCGATCGGGCATGAGACCACGGTGTCATCGGCGCCCGTCCCGCACATCGGACGCACGGCGGAGATCCTCGCGCCGGCATCGGCCGATCGGCCGATGCCGGAGCCTCCGGCCCGGCCCGTGAGCTCCGACCGCCGGGCCAGGACCAAACAGCCCCGGCGGCCCGGGCAGCCCCGACAGCCCCGACAGCCCCGACAGCCCCGACAGCCCCGACAGCCCCGACAGCCCCGACAGCCCCGACAGAATTATCCGTTGACCCGTGATGCCCCGGCGCGAAGACTGTCCCGATGAGCGTCTTCGTCTCCCACACCAGCATCGACTGCCACGACGCCTACGCCCTCAGCGAGTGGTGGCGCGAGGTCCTCGCCTACGAGATGGATGCGGAGGAGCCGAACCTGCCCGGCG encodes the following:
- a CDS encoding glutaredoxin family protein, giving the protein MTASDAQDTPHTTWDVARSLIADDHAVVLWKTDCEFSLALLEELRDHPAITWVDVHRDEAANAAVRELNDGNELTPTVLVGERVLRNPGAEELRALLPG
- a CDS encoding 2Fe-2S iron-sulfur cluster-binding protein; its protein translation is MSSIEITVIDREGNRAEGVPWEDDESLMECLVANSYPILATCGGNASCSTCHSFLDRATFEKAGEIQEDEEDVLDTIEDEREPTSRLTCQVEWDEDLAGAEVTIGPM
- a CDS encoding transcriptional regulator encodes the protein MPPPYDTAEPATACTVTEAPEVPTAVVTRRDFPMYDMSTLMDGTFSHLVSALEEVGIRPIGPAFALHHRAPVSTADVEVGFPVDTPLTEPITLPSGYDVTASVLPAGRVAWISHVGGYGGLAESWGAFTEDVGESEEQMTYPFWEFYVTPPSPDTNPASLRTDLFSLLEPRGD
- a CDS encoding histidine phosphatase family protein, translated to MTRYLYLARHGDADAFGQLTDTGRSQASLLGRRLAQLPIDVVWHSPLKRAVDSARVISQELPATVLVDEAEELIDHVPYVPPAEELSASWAPLFDGCDAEEAATGHDLAGRLSERFGARSLARRGAEVGARDTHEVLITHAFQIAWLIRDALAAPPARWLGLNSANAALTMIEHREGRDPAIVLVNDMSHLPRELQWTGFPGVRRP
- a CDS encoding PEP/pyruvate-binding domain-containing protein, coding for MLVPLREAAPGSCGAKAATLGALLRAGLPVPDGGVVPFVMQRREGARFPVGAVPGSRGQSAGERPVRDGPRADLRAMVVEDLGALADVPVAVRSSASGEDSVASSAAGRYDTVLGVQGADAIADAIRRCWASLTSARALDPSAPAVPDADAASPSMAVIIQPLVDAEVAGVLFTPSRPDGTTRIEASWGLGAAVVGGEVTPDVYEVASAETVTARIADKRRRIDRVGEHTIAREVPAAQRTAPSLEPEGAVELARLGQEVAALLGGPQDIEWALSGDGYQILQARPITAELPPAAAGPASSGMRGLPDEHGPSDEHGPSGEHGSSGEHGPSGERGPSGERGLRGGSELHGEHGLQGTPGSAGCITGPARIVRGPEDFSRVRAGDVLICPWTDPAWTPLLRLAAGIVTEVGGALSHAAIIAREQRIPAVLGVTGATSMLRDGQSITIDGATGTLDLDPGGSAR
- a CDS encoding DNA-binding protein — translated: MPRKNDDASHQDDPAGAPPPIPGDHPQARREQAAREPLLRLGGEDLPAPPWRPDRAAASAVDLAHLALWRSQEAAPEDLLSALALMPSARAEVDGLESGLLFTARAAGLTWAQIAAAMGFNSPQACQQHFTRLAARRETG
- a CDS encoding transcriptional regulator encodes the protein MSAASCPELLVLHGVRLRGFADTLEVAERFGLDPFRTADRLSGYEQRGAVSFARFADLGGWSLTAAGRTENERLLTVELETVGGRQVLQEVHHEFLPWNARLVEACTAWQLRPTDQDPFAQNDHVDAAWDERILDELTSIERALGPIAARLGGLLERFEGYDVRFSTALERAREGQPSWVDGSAVESCHRVWFELHEDLVATLGIDRSAG
- a CDS encoding DNA polymerase III subunit gamma and tau encodes the protein MAIALYRRYRPESFAEVIGQDHVTTPLRRALRAGRVGHAYLFSGPRGCGKTTSARILARCLNCEQGPTDVPCGQCDSCRDLARGGSGSLDVVEIDAASHGGVDDARELRERASFAPVRDRYKVFIIDEAHMVTSAGFNALLKLVEEPPEHVKFVFATTEPDKVIGTIRSRTHHYPFRLIPPQVLAPYLDEVCAAEGVDVGEGVMPLVVRAGGGSARDSMSVLDQLMAGAGEDGLDFQTAIALLGFTDTALLDSAITAIAERDAASLYGAVEHVLATGHEPRRFVEDLLERMRDLIVLAAVPDRGADLLPQVPADELERMRGQATMFAPADLSQCGDLVHETLSTMSGATSPRLHLELLAARLVLRDERAALAAPTDGGGSRPAPAQGGREGAAAPTGRGGPAQGAPPSAPGGAGGREEARRIAQEKAESSRQARSGRAPDAGEAPQDPAPVPAAGAAGAGIAAGAAAGQQADAAAPEASPPQQPSHPQAPQPQAPQPQEPQAQAPQPQAPQAQAPQPQEPQAQAPQEAPGTAGPSGGAGGLDPDEVRSHWSAILDELSQIRRPSWALISQNGHVHGAHGSTLVIGFRTEGLLSAFHRGTGAENLADAVRRIMHTDITVEAVVGEDPGPGGGGGSGGSGPSGPGHPQDTGSPGVGQQGGGPQSADQRSPGQQGAGQQGAGQQGAGPQGGGPPDGGPSAGPSTADRRTGGPQGDDSQSPGEEPAPAAPATTPAPWGDAVSQMAPSSQPPATPQEEQPPSAGQRASERAMRAAARASQQNRGPADPGPDRVEDFPPEPDDPFPPDPRESFEPEPRSSEPSAAAPRPGSAQEAPQERRTGPAQHGPGGTGRWSDALAPDAGAPAAAPGRADRPASAGSATGAAPADAAPAAAPPATTGASTGEPPVVDDEGRDALPPEEPRTYGQAALKRAIAEGRVVRSRPAQNTTAQAATGATGGAVVASAPEPSGLGSAVSAASPGMAPSPSPAAPTASAAPGAAASPAPTAPSAAPAATEDSGSSWGAATAAARQDPAEEPGAHPAPASAFSGSGNVAESASARAAASWGTAAVASAPAPEDTSAPTAETVSTTAPARSGAALVREAAQASRTAGLRSRSAQSAADQEAPEADHTGGATRDDDDAVVAQRNGREIIEAVLGGKVLEVIDETERY